One segment of Choloepus didactylus isolate mChoDid1 chromosome 15, mChoDid1.pri, whole genome shotgun sequence DNA contains the following:
- the FXYD4 gene encoding FXYD domain-containing ion transport regulator 4 yields the protein MEEVTWGLLLLLAGLPALEANDLVDQDSPFYYDWEGLQLGGMICAGLLCLAGIFFAVSGKCKCNSSKTHSPLPEKATQLITPGSANAC from the exons ATGGAGGAAGTAACCTGGGGACTTCTCCTCCTGCTGGCAG GCCTGCCTGCCTTGGAAGCCAATGACCTGGTTG ATCAAGACAGTCCCTTCTACTACG ACTGGGAAGGCCTCCAGCTGGGCGGGATGATCTGCGCAGGGCTCCTTTGCCTGGCTGGGATCTTCTTCGCAGTGA GCGGGAAGTGCAAATGCAATTCTAGTAAGACGCACAG CCCCTTACCTGAGAAAGCCACTCAGCTCATCACTCCAG GCTCTGCCAATGCCTGCTGA
- the HNRNPF gene encoding heterogeneous nuclear ribonucleoprotein F, which produces MLGPEGGEGFVVKLRGLPWSCSIDDVQNFLSECKIRDGVAGVHFIYTREGRQSGEAFVELESEEDVKMALKKDRESMGHRYIEVFKSHRTEMDWVLKHSGPNSADTANDGFVRLRGLPFGCTKEEIVQFFSGLEIMPNGITLPVDPEGKITGEAFVQFASQELAEKALGKHKERIGHRYIEVFKSSQEEVRSYSDLPLKFMSAQRPGPYDRPGTARRYMGIVKQAGLDRMRPGTYSTGYGGYEEYSGLSDSYGFTTDLFGRDLTYCLSGMYDHRYGDGEFAVQSTTGHCVHMRGLPYKATENDIYNFFSPLTPVRVHIEIGPDGRVTGEADVEFATHEEAVAAMAKDRANMQHRYIELFLNSTTGASNGAYGSQMMQGVGLSTQSTYSGLESPSVSGCYGSGYGGQNSMGGYD; this is translated from the coding sequence ATGCTGGGTCCCGAGGGAGGCGAAGGATTTGTGGTCAAGCTCcgtggcttgccctggtcttgcTCTATTGATGATGTGCAGAATTTCCTCTCTGAATGCAAAATCCGTGATGGGGTCGCGGGTGTTCACTTCATCTACACCAGGGAAGGCAGGCAGAGTGGTGAGGCTTTTGTGGAACTTGAGTCAGAAGAGGATGTAAAAATGGCCctgaaaaaagacagagagagcatGGGCCACAGGTATATTGAGGTCTTCAAGTCCCACCGAACGGAAATGGATTGGGTGCTGAAGCACAGCGGTCCAAACAGCGCCGACACCGCTAACGATGGCTTTGTGCGGCTGCGGGGACTCCCCTTTGGCTGTACCAAGGAAGAGATCGTGCAGTTCTTCTCGGGGTTGGAAATCATGCCCAATGGGATCACACTACCCGTGGACCCTGAGGGCAAGATCACCGGGGAGGCCTTCGTGCAGTTTGCCTCGCAGGAGTTGGCTGAGAAGGCCCTTGGGAAGCACAAGGAGAGAATAGGGCACCGGTACATCGAGGTGTTCAAGAGCAGCCAGGAGGAGGTGAGGTCCTACTCGGATCTCCCTCTGAAGTTCATGTCCGCACAGCGGCCCGGGCCCTATGACCGGCCCGGCACCGCCAGGAGGTACATGGGCATCGTCAAGCAAGCAGGCCTGGATAGGATGCGGCCTGGCACCTACAGCACAGGCTATGGGGGCTACGAGGAGTACAGTGGCCTCAGCGACAGCTACGGCTTCACCACCGACCTCTTTGGGCGTGACCTCACCTACTGCCTGTCGGGAATGTATGACCACAGGTATGGGGATGGTGAGTTCGCCGTCCAGAGCACCACCGGGCACTGCGTCCACATGAGGGGGCTGCCCTACAAAGCCACCGAGAACGACATTTACAACTTCTTCTCTCCACTCACCCCCGTGAGAGTGCACATCGAAATCGGCCCTGATGGCAGAGTGACCGGCGAAGCTGATGTCGAGTTTGCCACCCACGAAGAGGCTGTGGCGGCGATGGCAAAAGACAGAGCCAACATGCAGCACAGATACATAGAACTGTTCTTGAATTCGACCACTGGGGCCAGCAACGGAGCGTACGGCAGCCAGATGATGCAGGGCGTGGGGCTGTCCACCCAGTCCACCTACAGCGGCCTCGAGAGCCCATCGGTGAGCGGCTGCTACGGGAGCGGCTACGGCGGCCAGAACAGCATGGGCGGGTACGACTAG